One Patescibacteria group bacterium genomic window carries:
- a CDS encoding NifU family protein gives MVKKQIKNNLEEKIKKALEKVRPSLQADGGDIKFIGWYPETGIVQVQLVGMCAHCPMAQMTLKQGIEAELKKEVPEVKEVINA, from the coding sequence ATGGTAAAAAAACAAATAAAGAATAATTTAGAAGAAAAGATTAAAAAAGCTTTAGAGAAAGTCCGGCCGAGCCTGCAGGCTGATGGCGGAGATATTAAATTTATCGGCTGGTATCCGGAAACCGGCATCGTTCAGGTGCAATTAGTCGGCATGTGCGCGCACTGCCCTATGGCGCAGATGACTCTAAAGCAGGGAATTGAAGCGGAGCTAAAGAAAGAAGTGCCGGAGGTAAAGGAAGTGATTAACGCGTAA
- a CDS encoding MBL fold metallo-hydrolase, protein MAEAKILIRGYTSAEEVETKGEERTCPTISLIRDNGKTIVVDPGVLRNQDDLREKLREDGLTTDDIDFVFLTHSHLDHYRNTGMFARAKVLEYFGIWDGNKCDDWQEDFSPDIKIIKTPGHNSNSITFLVKTEKGTVAICGDVFWKENYPENDPYASDPVKLAESRKKALEMADFVIPGHGSIFKVKK, encoded by the coding sequence ATGGCAGAAGCAAAAATTTTAATCAGAGGTTATACCTCGGCGGAAGAAGTGGAGACAAAGGGAGAAGAAAGAACCTGCCCGACCATTAGCTTGATAAGAGATAACGGGAAAACGATAGTTGTGGACCCGGGAGTTTTAAGGAATCAGGATGACCTAAGGGAAAAATTAAGGGAAGATGGTTTAACTACGGACGACATAGATTTTGTATTTTTAACCCATTCCCACCTTGACCATTACCGCAATACCGGCATGTTTGCCCGCGCTAAAGTTTTGGAATATTTTGGGATTTGGGACGGAAACAAATGCGATGACTGGCAGGAAGATTTTAGCCCAGATATAAAAATTATAAAAACACCCGGGCATAATTCTAATTCCATAACTTTTTTAGTCAAAACAGAAAAGGGGACAGTGGCGATTTGCGGAGATGTTTTTTGGAAAGAAAATTACCCGGAGAATGATCCCTACGCTTCCGATCCCGTTAAATTGGCCGAAAGCCGGAAAAAAGCTTTGGAAATGGCTGATTTTGTGATTCCCGGGCACGGGAGCATATTCAAAGTTAAAAAATAA
- a CDS encoding iron-sulfur cluster assembly scaffold protein → MSYSKKVLKHFKNPHNQGVIKNADAVGKVGNPTCGDVMKIYIKVKDNKIKDIKFETLGCAAAIAVSSALTDMVKGKTIDQALKITKDKIVKNLGGLPPVKIHCSMLGVEALHEAIKNYKNKIIK, encoded by the coding sequence ATGTCTTATTCAAAAAAAGTACTAAAGCATTTTAAAAATCCCCATAACCAGGGCGTGATTAAGAACGCGGACGCGGTTGGAAAAGTCGGAAATCCAACTTGCGGAGATGTAATGAAGATTTATATAAAAGTTAAAGACAATAAGATAAAAGATATTAAGTTTGAAACTTTAGGTTGCGCGGCCGCGATTGCGGTTTCTTCGGCTTTGACCGATATGGTGAAAGGGAAAACCATTGACCAGGCGCTAAAAATCACCAAAGATAAAATTGTAAAAAATTTGGGCGGCCTACCCCCTGTAAAAATCCATTGTTCAATGCTGGGGGTTGAAGCTTTGCATGAAGCGATAAAGAATTATAAAAATAAAATAATAAAATAA
- a CDS encoding L,D-transpeptidase family protein, translating to MRNKIPPTSFIPPVPRFWRTSKGKKINIWLSLFFVFYFLFFSFFPALANSLPDSDNDGVPDRDEIEIYKTDPFNPDTDGDGYSDWEELNAGYSPHNPEPVKLEDNDYDGDGLSDRMELNFGTDLANPDTDGDGYSDGEEIRGGFDPLVGNGAKLEKRIEINTGVQTLSYFLGGVRMGTFSVSTGKASMPTPKGHFTIYNKFPKAWSSYGLWMPYWLGMQYGKFGIHELPVWPSGYKEGEDHLGTPVSHGCIRLGVGPAKFIYDWTPVGTPVYIY from the coding sequence ATGAGAAATAAAATCCCTCCAACCTCTTTTATCCCGCCGGTGCCGAGGTTTTGGCGGACAAGCAAGGGGAAGAAAATAAACATTTGGTTATCTTTATTTTTTGTATTTTATTTTTTATTTTTTAGTTTTTTTCCAGCGTTAGCCAATAGTTTGCCGGATTCTGACAATGACGGCGTACCTGACAGAGATGAAATAGAGATTTATAAAACAGATCCGTTCAATCCCGATACTGATGGCGATGGCTATAGCGATTGGGAGGAATTAAATGCGGGCTATTCTCCCCATAATCCGGAGCCGGTCAAGCTGGAAGACAATGATTATGACGGAGACGGCCTGTCTGACAGGATGGAACTGAATTTCGGAACAGATTTGGCAAATCCGGACACGGACGGCGACGGCTATTCGGACGGAGAAGAGATAAGAGGCGGTTTTGACCCCCTGGTTGGTAACGGAGCCAAGCTGGAAAAGAGGATAGAGATAAATACTGGCGTTCAGACTTTAAGTTATTTTTTGGGCGGGGTAAGAATGGGGACTTTTTCCGTTTCCACCGGCAAAGCGAGCATGCCGACGCCAAAGGGCCATTTTACGATTTATAATAAATTTCCTAAAGCCTGGTCAAGTTATGGCTTATGGATGCCCTATTGGCTGGGCATGCAATACGGAAAATTCGGGATTCATGAATTGCCGGTTTGGCCCAGCGGCTATAAGGAGGGCGAAGACCACTTAGGCACGCCGGTTTCCCATGGTTGTATCCGCCTAGGCGTCGGTCCGGCCAAGTTTATTTATGACTGGACGCCGGTCGGCACGCCGGTTTACATTTATTAA
- a CDS encoding Rrf2 family transcriptional regulator yields the protein MKFSTRTTYGLRAMIRLAGHKDKKPLPLPNIAKAENISLSYLERLFADLKKGGLVKAGKGSKGGYRLGRPASKITVFDIIKSLEGKMSLFHCLAEDGNIYCNIGCKCGAALVLSKVQESLKKTLKGIKLSDLVA from the coding sequence ATGAAATTTTCTACGCGGACAACTTACGGCTTGAGGGCTATGATTAGATTGGCCGGCCATAAAGACAAAAAACCTTTGCCCCTGCCCAATATTGCCAAAGCGGAAAATATTTCTTTGAGTTATTTGGAGAGATTATTTGCCGATTTGAAAAAGGGCGGTTTGGTTAAAGCTGGCAAAGGCTCTAAGGGCGGCTACCGCCTGGGCCGGCCAGCAAGTAAAATCACGGTTTTTGATATTATTAAATCCTTGGAGGGTAAAATGAGTTTATTCCATTGTTTGGCTGAAGATGGTAATATTTATTGTAATATCGGTTGTAAATGCGGAGCGGCTCTGGTTTTATCTAAAGTTCAGGAATCTCTAAAAAAGACTTTAAAAGGAATTAAGCTAAGCGATTTAGTCGCATAA
- the mltG gene encoding endolytic transglycosylase MltG, translating to MKFTKNTIVLIIILFVLAGVFYWRGTNSAADKGGQDIQFSVSPGESVSRISGNLTEAGLIKSEFYFKAYIWKNGLGAKLQAGDYILNPSLSIKKIVGILTGGQGMSKERTIKIIEGWNIREISQYFEREGMFQSEELLELVGFPKIDYRYNKEMPAPKNYSSQFDFLADKPVYYSLEGYLFPDTYRIFKDAALDDIVLKMLDNFGKKLTSEMRDEIARQGKTIYEIVTMASLLEKEVRGEEDMKIVSGIFWDRIKNKQALESCATLAYILGVNKPQYTAEDTKIDSPYNTYRNRGLPPGPISNPGLKAIRAAIYPIYTNYNYFLSRPDTGETVFSKTYEEHIGNKAKYLK from the coding sequence ATGAAATTTACAAAAAACACAATTGTTTTAATTATTATCCTGTTTGTTTTGGCCGGAGTTTTTTATTGGCGCGGGACAAATTCGGCCGCGGATAAGGGCGGGCAGGATATTCAATTTTCGGTTTCTCCCGGGGAAAGCGTAAGCCGGATAAGCGGTAATTTAACCGAAGCCGGATTGATTAAGTCGGAATTTTATTTCAAGGCTTATATTTGGAAGAATGGCCTGGGGGCAAAATTGCAGGCAGGCGATTATATTTTGAATCCGTCCCTTTCCATAAAGAAAATTGTGGGGATTTTGACCGGCGGGCAGGGAATGAGCAAGGAAAGAACCATAAAAATTATTGAGGGCTGGAATATTCGGGAAATTTCCCAGTATTTTGAAAGAGAAGGTATGTTCCAGTCCGAGGAACTCTTGGAGTTGGTTGGTTTCCCAAAAATTGATTATCGGTATAACAAGGAAATGCCGGCGCCAAAAAATTATTCTTCCCAATTTGATTTTTTGGCCGATAAGCCGGTTTATTATAGCTTGGAGGGATATTTATTCCCGGATACTTACCGCATTTTCAAAGACGCGGCCTTGGACGACATAGTTTTGAAGATGCTTGATAATTTTGGCAAAAAACTAACGTCGGAGATGCGGGATGAAATTGCCAGGCAAGGGAAAACCATTTATGAAATTGTAACCATGGCGTCTTTGCTGGAGAAAGAAGTGCGCGGGGAAGAAGATATGAAAATTGTTTCCGGAATTTTCTGGGACAGGATAAAAAATAAGCAGGCGCTTGAATCCTGCGCGACCTTGGCTTATATTTTGGGCGTTAACAAGCCCCAGTATACGGCCGAGGACACAAAAATAGATTCGCCTTACAATACCTACCGGAACAGGGGATTGCCGCCCGGGCCGATTTCCAACCCCGGCTTGAAAGCGATCAGGGCCGCGATTTATCCGATTTATACAAATTATAATTATTTTTTGAGCCGGCCGGATACCGGCGAAACGGTTTTTTCCAAAACTTACGAAGAGCATATCGGAAATAAGGCAAAATATTTGAAATAA